The genomic window AGGTGCGGCCAATCGTCATGAGTTCCTCCTCCTAGCGCGAGACGGCTCGGCCGGTCTCGACACCTGTTGATCGTTTGCGGGTCAGCGGCAGATGGTGGTCCGGTCTGGTGCTCCTCCTTCATGCATGGTCGGTCGTTCGCCCCGCACGGTGATGCGGGCGTTGACACTTGCGTTCGCGCGGGTGTCGTTATTTCGGTTTCTTCTCTATCGTGATGTTGGCAAAGCGGGCGTCCATCACCGCAAGCTCGTGATCGCCCGCCGGTGCGCCGTGCATCTTCAACAGGTAGGCCAGCACGTCGGCATAGGTCTGTTCCTGCAGGCTGCCCGGCCGGCCGACCGGCATGGTGTCGCGCATGAACCGGAAGTAGGTGCTCAGCGACACCCCTTCGTGTTTGGAGTTCAGCGTATATCCCGTCAGGGTCGGCACGCTTGGCCCGCCCCTTCCGGTGTTGCCGTGGCAGGATGCGCAGATTTCCGTGTAGACCAGTTTGCCGCGCTCGGCCTGTTCTTCGGTGAAGACACCGCTGCAGATTCTCAGCGGTTCGGGTTCATCCGCTGGCTGTCGAGGCGCGGGTTTCGAGCATTCGGACGATCGTCGCCTTGTCAAAGCCCGTGCGGGCGTGGATGTAGCCGACCGTGGCACGGCCGTCGCTGTTGACGGCGCGCAACACCTCCATTCCGCGACTGAGCGAAACGACATTCCTGAAGGACGACATGCTTTCTCCCGTAAAGAACACGGCACCCGGGGACGAAGGGCTGTGATCCCCAGGCGTCTCCGGAAACCGGTCGTCAAACCCCCTGCACGAGACCCCGGCCATCCGACCGATATCCGGGATTCGCAGAGGACAATTTTACACGTCTTTGCGGCAGGCGGCAATCAAGGCGGCATGGCTGCCGCGTCCGGCCGCCAATCGAAGGCGCTGTCATGCGGTTTGGGGGCCGGGCCGGAAAGCGGGCGTGCCCGATCGGTTGAAAACCCTGCCAATGATGCCAATTAATGCAGGGTCGGCGTCGTCGGCGGAACAGGGGTCTTTTACTGACGTGCATCATGGCCGGGCGCGGCGGTATGGTGTCTGGCTTTGCCGACCCGAAGACATCTATCGAACGGAACAGCCATGACCACCAACCCCACCTTTCCGACCCTGGACAAGCCGGAATGGGCCATGTCTCCGCGCGAGATGGCGGCGGCGCAGCGGGCAAGGGCCGGTCTGCCGCGGCGGCGGCGGCTGTGGCCATGGCTGGTGGCGCTGCTGGTCGTGCTGGCCGTGGGCGGGTATGCCTGGTGGTGGCAAAGCCGCCCCGCCCCGCCCGCCGCGCCAGAGGTGGCCGTGGTCAGCCGGATGCAGGTCAACCCCGATGAATACGCCACCCTTGCCCCGCAGACCCTGCGCCGCACCGTCAAGGTGATCGGCACGCTGGAACCGGCGCGCCGGGCGCAGCTTTCGTCGCAGACCGGCGGGCAGGTCGAGGCGGTGACGGCGCGGCCGGGCGACGCGGTGGCGGCGGGTGACATGCTGGTGCAGGTGGGTATCGAACGGCTGACGCTGGATCTGAACCTGCAGCGCAGCAACGCCGATGCCACCCGCGCCCAGCTTGCGCTGGCCGAGGGGCAGTTGCAGCGGGTGCAGGCGCTGCTGGATCGCGGCGTGTCCACCGCCTCCAGCCAGGAGGAGGCGCGCAGCAGCGTGGAAGGGCTGCGCGCCACCGTTTCGGCGCTGGCCGATCAGGTGCTGGCGGCCGAACTGACGCTGCGCAACGCCACGGTGCGCGCGCCGTTCGGCGGCATCGTCTCGGCCCGCGCGGTCGAGCCGGGCACCTTCGTGTCGGTCGGCGCGCCGCTGATCAGCCTGGTGGACCTGTCGCGGGTCGAGATGCAGGGCAACGCGCCGATCTCGGCCGGGTCGCTGCTGCGGCCGGGACAGGATGTGACCGTCACGGTTGACGGCATCGCCGGGCGCAGCTTCGCGGGCAGCGTCGCCCGGATCAACCCGGTGGCCGCCGAGGGCACCCGGACGATTCAGGTCTATGTGACCATCGACAATGCCGAGGGGCTGCTGCTGGGCGGCATGTTCGCCACCGGGCAGATCGTGGTGGCCGAGGCGAAGGATGCCCTTGCGATCCCGACCGATGCGCTGCGCACAGACCGGGCCGGGAAACATGTGCTGAAGATCGACGGCGATGTGCTGGTGCGCCAGCCGGTCGAGGCGGGCGGGGAATGGGCGGGGCGACTGACCGAGATCCGGTCCGGCATAGCTGCGGGCGACATCGTGGTGACCGCTGCCCTGCCGGAACTGACGCCGGGCGACACCATCCGCCTGCTGGAGAACTAGGGCCATGTTCCTGACCCGCATTTCCGTAGCGCAGCCGGTATTCGCCACGATGATCATGGCGGCGATCATGGTGTTCGGCATCTTCTCGTTCCAGCGGCTTGCGATCGAGCAACTGCCGGACGTGGATTTTCCGGTGGTGGCGGTGGTGGTTTCCTACCCCGGCGCCTCGCCCGAGGCGGTGGAGACCGATCTGGTCAAGCCGATCGAGGATGCGGTCAACACCATCAGCGGCATCGACAACGTCCGGTCCACCTCGCGCGCGGGCGAGGCGCTGGTGATCATCTTCTTCGACATGGACATCGCGTCGTCGGATGCGGCGCAGGACGTGCGCGACCGGCTGGCGGGCATTCAGGCTGCCTTCCCCGACAATGCCGAAGACCCGACCATCCTGCGCTTCGACCCCGCCGAACTGCCGGTGATCTCATTGGCAGTCAGTGGCGGCGATCTGGCGCCGCGCGACCTGACCGCGCTGACCGAGGATGTGATCGTGCAGCGCCTGTCGGTGATTCAGGGTGTCGGGCGCGCGTCAGTGGTGGGCGGGGTGCCGCGGCAGTTGAACATCCTGATCGACCCCGACCGGCTGAACGCGTTCGGCGTGGGCGTGGGCGAGGTGACGGCGGCGCTGGCCGCCGAGAACCGCAACCTGCCCGCCGGGGCCATCGAGGCCGGGCGGGTGGTGCAGTCGATCCAGGTCGAGGGCCGGATCGAACGGGCGGCCGATTTCCTTGACATCATCGTGGCTCGCCGCGGCGGGCAGCCGGTGCGGCTGAGCGATGTCGCCACCATCGAGGACGGTCAGGCCGAGGTGACAAGCATGGCCCTGCTGGACGGCGCGCAGGCGCTGGCGGTCGATGTGGTCAAGACCCAAGGCTCGAACACCGTCGCCGTGGCGCGCGAGGTTCGCGCGGCGGTGGCCGAACTGGTGGCCAACGACCTGCCCGAAGGCGTGACCATCGACATCGTGCGCGACAACGCAAAGCCGGTCGAGGAAAGCTACCTTGGCGTGCAGAACATGATGATCGAGGGCGCAGCACTGGCGACGCTGATCGTGTTCCTGTTCCTCAACTCGTGGCGCTCGACCGTGATCACCGGGCTGACCCTGCCCATTTCGGTGATCGGCACGATGACCGTGCTCTGGGCGCTGGGCTTCACGCTGAACATCATGACGCTGCTGGCGCTGTCGCTGGCCATCGGGTTGCTGATCGACGATGCCATCGTGGTGCGCGAAAACATCATGAGGCACCTGCACATGGGCAAGTCGCACCGGCAGGCGGCGCTGGAAGGCACGGCGGAAATCGGGCTGGCGGTGCTGGCCACCACGCTGTCGATCGTCGCGGTGTTCCTGCCGGTGGCGTTCATGGAAGGCATCATCGGGCGCTTCTTCCTGCAGTTCGGCGTCACGGTTTCGGTGGCGGTGCTGATTTCGCTGTTCGTCGCCTTCACGCTGGACCCGATGCTGTCGAGCGTGTGGTTCGACCCGGCCGCCGACCCC from Paracoccaceae bacterium Fryx2 includes these protein-coding regions:
- a CDS encoding cytochrome c, translated to MTRRRSSECSKPAPRQPADEPEPLRICSGVFTEEQAERGKLVYTEICASCHGNTGRGGPSVPTLTGYTLNSKHEGVSLSTYFRFMRDTMPVGRPGSLQEQTYADVLAYLLKMHGAPAGDHELAVMDARFANITIEKKPK
- a CDS encoding helix-turn-helix domain-containing protein; the encoded protein is MSSFRNVVSLSRGMEVLRAVNSDGRATVGYIHARTGFDKATIVRMLETRASTASG
- a CDS encoding efflux RND transporter periplasmic adaptor subunit, giving the protein MTTNPTFPTLDKPEWAMSPREMAAAQRARAGLPRRRRLWPWLVALLVVLAVGGYAWWWQSRPAPPAAPEVAVVSRMQVNPDEYATLAPQTLRRTVKVIGTLEPARRAQLSSQTGGQVEAVTARPGDAVAAGDMLVQVGIERLTLDLNLQRSNADATRAQLALAEGQLQRVQALLDRGVSTASSQEEARSSVEGLRATVSALADQVLAAELTLRNATVRAPFGGIVSARAVEPGTFVSVGAPLISLVDLSRVEMQGNAPISAGSLLRPGQDVTVTVDGIAGRSFAGSVARINPVAAEGTRTIQVYVTIDNAEGLLLGGMFATGQIVVAEAKDALAIPTDALRTDRAGKHVLKIDGDVLVRQPVEAGGEWAGRLTEIRSGIAAGDIVVTAALPELTPGDTIRLLEN